The segment AGTGGCAGAGTTGGCACCGTGGGAATGGCAGGTTCAATGGGGCGGTCTTGATCATCCAGCAAACGCACAGGGATAACAGGCACCTTGGGAGATTCGGGTAAATTCGATTTTTCCTGGTTCTTGCGAACTGCTTCCTCCGCCTTTTCGAGCAGATTTTTCAAAGAAACCCGAAAATCAGCGTAATTCACGCTCAGAAAATCCCGCTCTTCCGTGCGGCTTTTCAGCAGCGATTCCTGGGCAGCAACCTGCTCGGAAAGTTGTTTATTGGTGCTGCTCAGGCGGGCATTATCCGATTCAACTACCAGTAGTTTTTTCTTCATTTCGTCGCGGGAGGCCACCAGTTCGCGGTAGTTGTCTTCCACCTGAACAATTTTCTCTTCCATCGCCTTGATTTTTGCATCGTTGGATGGGCGGCTGGCAGTGCTGTCTGAACAGGCACCCAAACTGGCCACGAACCCTACCACAATCACCCGCAACAGCATCTGGCCACCACGCATAGTCAAATCCCCATTTGATTTTCAAAGCCCCCACAAGGACAAACCAACTGGGGCATCAGAACTGGCATCGGCAAATGAGGGTGCGACTCTGTACGCACCATTCTGCTCAGAGTGCAGCACATCATTTCTTCACAACGCACGATTGCACTAACTGGCACGATTGCACGTTGAAGTGTTGCAAGGCATTTTGCAGGCAGTCGCTAACGTCTGTGCCATCCGCACAATCGTTACAAACTGACGGCAGAAAACTTGCCAAAAATGGCTAATGTGCGTAAGAGTAAAAGTTCATGCTGGTCTCCGATCAGCCACTGTTTGCCTGAAAATCAGGCACACTGTGCGCAAACAAATAGCATCAAGAACCAGAATTAGCACCATGATTCACGTCGAAAATCTGACAAAATACTACGGGGACTATGCCGCAGTCCGTGGCATTTCTTTCGATGTCGAACGCGGGCAGGTCGTTGGCTTTCTTGGGCCCAACGGTGCTGGCAAGTCGACGACGATGCGAATCCTGACGGGATACATCACTGCCACTTCCGGTAAAGCCACGATCGATGGGAAAGATGTTTTCTGGAACCCGATTGCAGCTCGTCAACGAATTGGATATTTGCCGGAAAGCTGCCCACTGTATCTGGAAATGCGGGTGGAAGAATACCTGCAATTTCGTGGTGGGTTGAAAGGGCTTTCCCGCACCGAACGCAATCGACGAGTCGGTTATGTACTTGATCGCTGCTGGTTGCGCGATGTGCGGCGACAATTGATCGGCACATTATCGAAAGGTTTTCGTCAACGGGTGGGGCTGGCAGATGCTCTTATTGCCAACCCGCCAGTTCTGATTCTGGATGAGCCCACGGTGGGGCTGGATCCCACGCAGATTCGGGAAACCCGAAAGCTAATCAAAGAACTCGGCAGCGAGCACACGTTGCTGCTTTCGACCCACATTCTGAGTGAAGTGGAAATGACCTGCCAATCTCTGATCATTATCTATCAGGGTAAGGTGGCAGCACAGGGCACACTGGAAGGTGTCCGCAGGATGTATGGAAACAAACCATTAGAAGATATTTTTATTCAGATCACCGGTGCGGTGGATTAGTTCGGCGTATTTTCAACGACCCCAAGAGCCAATCATGAAATCGATGTTAACTCTCGTTCGTCGCGAATTCGCTGCCTACTTTCAATCTCCCATTGCGTATGTCGTGTTCACCGTATTTCTGGTGTGCATGGGGGGATTGTTTCAGACGACAGTCGATCGGTTGACCCCACGTGGCCCCAGCGGTGTGGAGTTTCCGATGCTCGTTTATTTTGAAAACGAGTATTTCTGGCTGATCTTTATTTTGATCCCACCCCTGCTGACAATGCGACTGTTTGCCGAAGAGCGTGGTTCTGGTACGCTGGAAATGTTAATGACGGCACCCATCCGCGACTGGCAGATTGTGGCAGGCAAGTTTATCGCGTGCAGTGCGTTCTATAAGTTTCTGTGGCTGCCCACGCTGATCTTCTGGCCCATTTTCATGGACCTGCACCCCACCTGGAACCTGCAGGCAGGAATCACGGTTTACAGTATTATGATGGCCGTGGGTATTGGGCTTTTGCTGCTGGGTCTGGTGATCATGCCATGGAACCGCTTCTGGACAGGTTACCTGATTGTGGTGGTTGGCACCATCCTGGCAGCAGGCTTCGGCTATCTGCACTACACCAAAAATGTCGTCCACATTGTGGATCTGCAGGCTGGGATCGACCCGTATCCCATCTTCACCTCGTATGTGGGAATCATGTGTGCGGGAATTTTCTTCCTTAGCATCGGCATCTTTATCAGCAGTCTGGTGAAAAGTCAGATGGTAGCTGCATTACTGTCGGTTGTTACAGGCATTCTGCTGGTGGGTGTGGGGAAAGTATTGCTGCCCCAGTTCGATCCGTCTGGTTTGCCCCACCGGATACTTGGGTTCTTTACCGTGTCGGAGCATTTCACCAGCGACTTTGGTCGTGGGTTGATTGATACACGTAATATTGTGTTTTACCTCAGTGGTACATTCATGATGCTGTTTTTAACGGTGCGAAGTGTTGAATCGCGTCGTTGGCGCTAAACTGTTTTTTGAAACGGCTGATATTGATTACCACTGGTTATTTTAGGATCATCCAACCATGAAGAAAGACGAACGACTCAGACTGGGCTTTTCGGGATTTGCCCGTCTTCTAATTCGATTTCTTGGTTTGCTGGGCCTGCTGGCTGCTGCGGTGGGGTTGTTTGTGGCCCGCCCAAACCTGCCCGTGGGTAATATCGATCTGTCCTGGCCATACATTAGCAGCCTGATGCACGATTCCAAACAGGTTGTGCGGGTGGCCATCTGGTGTATCGTCGCAGGCACGGCAGCATTTGCACTGGCCGTAACGATTGAACTTCTTTCGGCCTTGTTTGGCTCCGCCCGTCGCAGTGCAGTGGGCTTTAATGCCACCTTACAGTCCGCACTAATTGTCGGTGTGGTGGTAGTGATCAATATCTTTTCTTTTCAGTATTTTCTGCGATTCGACTGCACCCGTGATAAAAAGTTTACCCTGCCACAGGATGTGGTGCAGCAGCTCAAAGCTCTGAAGCAGAAAACCACTGTGGTAATTGTGCAGAAAAAAGCTCAGGGCCCACGTTTAGGTGGGGAACCAGATCGTTATGATGTGGCTGCAGAACTTAAACAAATTGAAAAAATCAAGGATCTGATTGCCCAGTTCCGCCAATTAGGTGGGCAGTTTTCGGTAGTGTCGCTGAATATTGAATCTGACGACTACGAAAAGGAATACGAAGCACTGACGGCGAATCGCCCAGGTATTGGCGAGACAATCCAGGAACTGCCCCAAAGCAGTATTCTGTTTTACGCAGACGATCTAGTGAAAAAGTTGCCCCTGGCTGAAGCGACCGCACGCAAAGAACAAGGCCTCAAACTCTACCACTCTCGAGTGGAGGGTACTGATGATGCGTTGGTTTATGAAAATACTATCCCCTGGATGTCTTTCGATGAGTTTTATCGCTTAGACAAGAAACTTTCACAGGAAGCCAACAAAGACGCAGAAGGTACCCCACGTGGGAATCTGGTGATGTGGCCCCAGCCGATTCAAGCGTTTACCAATCGGGTGTTTTCTGTGCAGGAAAAGAAGCCACGGATTGCGTTTCTGGCTTCCCACGAATGGCTCTCAACCACTTCATCTACTGGTGCCCAGCAACAATATACTTCAGCTGGCTTACGAAAAACACTGGAAGCCAATGGCTTTGAAGTGGTGGATATCATCCTGAAGAAATTCACCCGTGGGCAGCCACCCAGCCCAGCAGCTTACAACCGCACAGAAACCGAATTTTTCCGTCAGGAAAATACGCTGAATGCCACCAAAGCTAGTCTGGCTGAAGAACGCGAAAGTCTGGAAGAGTTAACCCGCCTGCAAAAAGACTTTCAGTCACTGTCACTAGATGAATTGAAGACGAAGTATTTCAATGAGCAGGCCGGGGAATTGACAGAAGAACTTCGCACAGCACAGTTAAATCGATTTGTGACGGTGATGAAATCCACCCAGGAACGAATTGACAATCTCAATCAACAACTTGCAGATACTGAAGCTCGTCTGAAAATATTGGCAAGCGATGAACGTGCGTTTGAAGATAATCGCGTTAATGACGTTTATTTGAAACTATCAAGACAATTAGCCACGTGTGATATGGTCATTATCCCACGGTGGACACTGATTAACCTCTCTGAAGAAGAATCGATTCCAGCAAGTTTGTACAGCCTTTCCACAGAACAGGTCCGGGCAATCCAGGACTTCATGAAAAGTGGGAAACCTGTAATGGCATTGCTGGGAGCAAACCTGGAACCGAATTCACCCGCACCAACGGGTTATCTGGACGATTTTGAAAAACTGCTCGCTGACCGTGGTGTATACCTCAGCCAGCAGGCGGTGCTGTTTGATCGCGAAATCGAATCATTCAGTGCACGACAGGGTGAAGATCTTCTCGGTGGTGCTGCTGCAGAGATCCCACCTGTTACCTTTCCTGAAAAATCAGACAATCCGATGGCAATGATACTACAACGCGTTGCCGATAGTGTGGCAGGGAAAATGTCGTTGGTGGTGCGCCATCCGATGCCGGTATACGTCCACCAGGCGGTGGAAAAGCAACAGGGTTTCCCTGCCAGCTTTATCGACACTTCTGCAAATAGTTGGAATGAAAGCTCGCCATTTCCAGAAGTCCGGCGTATCAGTCCCACCCAGGCGGTATTGCGTTTACCACGCTATGAGGCCACTGGCTTTGGCGATCCTGCCTATGACACGCTTGCAGCCGAGCGACGTGGCCCGTTCCCAGTGGGTGTGGTTGTCGATGCCCCCATTCCAGTAAGTTGGTACGATATTTCGTTGACCGAACAGATTGGTGCTACCACATTCGCTGCCCCGGGAGACTTTGGGCTTTCCAGTGCTTTGCTTACCGCAGCAGCGTGCGTGTCCAAAGGCGATGCAGATAATTCGACACTGATGAATCGGGCGAATTCCCGCATGATTGTCATTGGGCAGGGGGGTGTTTTCACTGGAAAGGATCTGGAACCCGCACAGGCAGAATTACTTCTGGCCAGCACCAACTGGCTGCTGAATCGCTCCGATCGACTGCCCACCAGTGAAGGGAAGGCCTGGTCCTATCCGCGTGTGCAGTTTCATGGCAAAGCTGCCTACTATTGGAGTTATGGCCCCCTGGCGTTTCTACCAATATTCTTTGGCATTTTTGGTGTCTGTGTCTTGTTACTCCGCAACATCCGTTAGGTTCGTTGTGTTGGAAATTAAAGGTAAGGTCAGCCTCGCAGGAGGAAGAATCTAATGAACCTGAAAACAACGTTTG is part of the Zavarzinella sp. genome and harbors:
- a CDS encoding ATP-binding cassette domain-containing protein translates to MIHVENLTKYYGDYAAVRGISFDVERGQVVGFLGPNGAGKSTTMRILTGYITATSGKATIDGKDVFWNPIAARQRIGYLPESCPLYLEMRVEEYLQFRGGLKGLSRTERNRRVGYVLDRCWLRDVRRQLIGTLSKGFRQRVGLADALIANPPVLILDEPTVGLDPTQIRETRKLIKELGSEHTLLLSTHILSEVEMTCQSLIIIYQGKVAAQGTLEGVRRMYGNKPLEDIFIQITGAVD
- a CDS encoding ABC transporter permease, which encodes MKSMLTLVRREFAAYFQSPIAYVVFTVFLVCMGGLFQTTVDRLTPRGPSGVEFPMLVYFENEYFWLIFILIPPLLTMRLFAEERGSGTLEMLMTAPIRDWQIVAGKFIACSAFYKFLWLPTLIFWPIFMDLHPTWNLQAGITVYSIMMAVGIGLLLLGLVIMPWNRFWTGYLIVVVGTILAAGFGYLHYTKNVVHIVDLQAGIDPYPIFTSYVGIMCAGIFFLSIGIFISSLVKSQMVAALLSVVTGILLVGVGKVLLPQFDPSGLPHRILGFFTVSEHFTSDFGRGLIDTRNIVFYLSGTFMMLFLTVRSVESRRWR